Below is a genomic region from Neoarius graeffei isolate fNeoGra1 chromosome 12, fNeoGra1.pri, whole genome shotgun sequence.
GGTGTAGATGTGGTCATAGTTTCACAACAGTGACTCAGCGGGTCGTGTGGTTGAGTCATGGCTcgggtgatggtgtgtgtggaATTTTGTTTGTTCTTTCTGTACACAcacaggtttcctctgggttctccaggttCCTCGTACCTCCCAATAGCCAAAACATTCCACTGTGTATGAAcgaatctgtgaaacatggtggtggtagtgtcatggtttggggctgttttgctgcatctgggccaggacggcttgccatcactgatggaacaatgaattctgaattataccagtgaattctaaaggaaaatgtcaggacatctgtccatgaactgaatctcaagagaaggtgggtcatgcagcaagacaacgaccctaagcacgcaagtcgttctaccaaagaatggttaaagaagaataaagttaatgttttggaatggccaagtcaaagtcctgaccttaatccaatggaaatgttgtggaaggacctgaagcgagcagttcatgtgaggaaacccaccaacatcccagagttgaagctgttctgtacggaggaacgggctaaaattcctccaagccggtgtgcaggactgatcaacagttaccgcaaacgtttagttgcagttattgctgcacaagggggtcacaccagatactgaaagcaaaggttcacatacttttgccactcacagatatgtaatattggatcattttcctcaataaataaatgaccaagtataatatttttgtctcatttgtttaactgggttctctttatctacttttaggacttgtgtgaaaatctgatgatgttttaggtcatatttatgcagaaatatagaaaattctaaagggttcacaaactttcaagcaccactgtataggcaGAACCAAATCATGAAAAAATAACATTATTATATAATTTCTGATCGAATCCTTCTATAAATTAATATAGAAAACTGTTTCACATCAACTCATTTCGGAATGAACTCAAAACATTCTCCAGTAACCGTGACGCAGAGCGAGAGCGCGAGTTGAGAGTGTGAGATGGCGGGAAATGGgaagggggcggggcttccaggTGTGAGTGTTAATAATCAGAGAAACTGAGGAGGAAAAAGACTGATGGTGCATTTTCTTTCACCTGTCCTAACGTATTCAAAATGCATCAAGGTTTGCAAGGCCTCCTAATCTAATCGAATCGGAATAAACGTAACTGGATATCATGGCAGTGTTATCATATCGAGAAGATTAAACTGTTACATCACTTAAACctcatggagaaaaaaaatgcTTGTTCTAAAatcatgacagttttttttttaattgatcttgAATAAATATTTTATCTTGGGGAGGAAAAACACTAAACTTTGCACCCCGAGCCCTGTGTCTCGGTTTGAGACAGTTTCCTGCTCACGCTTCCACCTGAGCCGTGTTGAACATGACTCCTCTCGGCTCTGCAGAGTGAACGAGGCTCTgttctgaccacagcaacctgcaGCGAACTTTAACGTAGTGACATCATGTGGTTTAGAGGATTAGAGCAGAAACTCCACTGTAACAATGCCGAGTTCAGCAATGAATGAACTTCAGAGATTTTCCATACGACGACCACAGATTAGCAGAACGAGTGACAGCAAAGGAGAAGGAGTGAGAAACCACAAACCGATGGAGTAGAAACGTTGGTATTTTAATTAAAAACGCATTCTGGATCAGTAAAATAAGCCATCACTTTTTACCATTTCTCCTTCAACAGAACAGAAAATGCTTAAAAACACACAGGAGGAGGAAATCACAGGGCGGTTCGCTACGTTCAGGCGAGCGAACTGCGTTAGCGTCTCTTTTTCCGTCTTCATAGCGTAAATTTTGGTGCCGAGACGGTCGATCAGTCAGTCAATCCGTTCCTTTCTTCCTCGGCACCTACGTACACTCATCAAtacgagagagacagagggaggacaCGGTGCCATGGAAACCTGGCGGATCAGACCAGATTCCTGACGCTCCATGCAGAGCCGTGCAGCAGATCGACGTCTTGCATCTCATCTATATTACGTTACGTTACAGTAACAGACGTACATCACAGAGCATCACGTGATACTGCCCTGTCTCAAAGCAAATGACCTGAAATCTAGATGAAAAGGTCAAACAGCTgacttattacacacacacacacacacacacacacacacacacacacacacacacacacaaaaaaaaaaaaaacaaccaaaaacccATGCCTATTCACTTTAGGATCATTTTGCAGTGCAAGAGATTCatttgatgttaaaaaaaaaaaaaaaaaacagaaagggaaaaaaacaggaaaaaaaaaaaagacatttgagGACAGAAATGAAATTTAGATTCCTTCTTTTAGATATTCTTTGATAGATTTCGGAACGAGTTCAGGAGCAAAGTTTTCCATAAAAAAGGGATTTGTGAAAAGCCAAGCCTCCAAGGAAAGTCTCCGAGAGGGGCGCAGAGTTTCAGACGTCCGTATTTCAGGTCTGCCTTGCAGACATAAACGCAtcagaagaaaaaaatatatatagaagagaaaaaaaaaaaaaaaaaaggaaagcacTTCAGGGATCGTCCGACGTCTCTTTAGAGCAGCGCGCTTCCTCTCCAACGCTCTGAACACAACACGGTCCCCAACAAGATACTAGAAGGTTCCGCCGTTTTCTCAGTTCTCGACAGGCGGCGGCTGGCTGACGATCACCTGCACTACGTAGTCTTTGGAGATGTTGAGCTCGTGCAGCTTCATGCGGTCGCTGAGCGGCCGACCCGAGAAGAACCAGCGCTGGCTGGACGCCTCGAGACCCTCCTGAGCCTGCAGACGCCGCTTCATGAACAGCACGCTGTCTCCGGAGCGCACGGCCAGACGCAGGTCGCGACCCGTAGAGAGACGCAGACGCAGCTGGCACTCGTGTCCCTCGGTGGGCGGGGCCTCGGGAGCCTCAGGTGTCTCCGTCTCACTCTTTTCCTCGATCATGTTGACGGGTGGAGACAGGCAGTACACGGGGAGCTGGTAGCGGTTTCCCAGTTCATCATAGCACTCAGTCAGAGCACCTGGGtttggaagaaagaaagaaggaaagagacACAAATATATAAAAATCAGTCAAatgacacatggacacacacgaaaaaaagttaatcaaaagaattttaattgtgaaccagttctccattttgacaacgcacatctagtcagcaggaaaacactgggagtgacgtcattggagtgaaatatcaggaattattatacacgcAGGACACTTTATCCATGGGATAAaaccatgtgttctattcccttctagcaggtttcgttcatttggtttgatagcatgcaatattgttagcatatcgcttatcctacgtgtattacatcactctacccaatggagaatgagcgttgaatatggtttacgatattgcatggttgtcaagacaacatgacgtcacacatcggagacataaaacttccgcgctagcgagcaactgtgacaatttgtaaacaaacatggccgccaggtttgcttcgttacaaaatacggaagattttgagagaattctgaaagagaaagacgcgttgaacacacaaaaggaatgtgtatgtattataataataataataataataataataataataataatggctggcatttttttgtggtctatcagatgtattccattcagagaCTTGTCTTCGACTCAGAAGACAACTtcgatggaatatatctgatagaccacgaaaaaaagccagataatattatttaaatgtgagtttttcaacacgagaagataaacttcacatcttcaagccaacgtgtgattttctttttattatatcgacacattcacaaacaaaaaaatccccaaatttatcaaaacataactatcaatttcctcatgagtgacacatGGAGATTTATGTCggggttttggttctccgtgtcccagatggagctcagaTGAGAACTATGagtggtgcatttcccagtaaaacactcgcgtcTATATACCGTAATATCATGTTTATGTAActtaaattctgaggaaaaacatttaaggatttttttttttctttttcaaaatgtctagatggggagagttgggacagttcatcatgttacagattTATTTCTTGTAgtttaaaaatgtgggcgtgtccctgcatgaggatgaatcttatttccttccttcttgagaatggagtcAGGTTTTGAatcgagtcaggttttgggtaaacggaTATTTTTCTCTCGCTGTACCAGCGCTGCGTGTTCACACAGTTCATATGGGACAGAGTTTGATCATAAATAAATCAAAATTAAACATGTCGGATTAAGCTCGGGATTTTATTtgtgtcccatgtctcccctcgACGTCTCAGAAAATAATAATGAGagaaaaagtgaagtctgaaggCCGAGCTGAGAAACTCATGCTGTGGTCAGAGGGGACGGTAAATACTCTCTGATGCAGGATGAACCTGATGCGGCttacaaagaatttcacacaatctacaaaagatgGAAAAGCGTCCCGAgttttccccgctctcccctatgggATATAACATGAGGAGCGAGTGATTCCACATATATTACAAGCTGATCCATAaaacttaaattttattttatgattgacctATAAAACTTGAAAACAGGTCAAACTGGCACGAACTCATCAGAGAGGCTTCACTTTCATTCTTCACATATTATtctctccacagtcactggatatgagcaatcgtgcgctctgattggctactctactactagaatatcagctcatataccgtgagtagagaaaaacaaaatggcagagtgtgttactgaacgaaccgaggacgaaataagaaCACTACTCAAaaccaaaaccccccaaaaagaaaaaaaaaagacaacaaaatatggaatgaaagtatttgatgggaagaacatatatatatttttcaataattattcatctcatctcattatctctagctgctttatccttctacagggttgcaggcaaactggagcctatcccagctgactacgggcgaaaggcggggttcaccctggacaagtcgccaggtcatcacagggctgacacatagacacagacaaccattcacactcacattcacacctacgctcaatttagtgtcaccagttaacctaacctgcatgtctttggactgtgggggaaaccggagcacccggaggaaacccacgcggacacggggagaacatgcaaactccacacagaaaggccctcgccggccccggggctcgaacctggaccttcttgctgtgaggcgacagcgctaaccactacaccaccgtgccgcctcaataattattattattgcattttttcacaaattgctcctgtcatttcaccggttttgtggttggttgaagagagcaactggacttgcttgacgattcttgaaaacgtttcgcctctcatcctaaaggcttcctcagttctgtctgactaaagggagtatccagtgtttatcctctcatggatcatcatagaatccgaatcagaatgctgatggctgcattgtgcaa
It encodes:
- the ubtd2 gene encoding ubiquitin domain-containing protein 2, giving the protein MGGCVGSHHDSSGSLNENSDGTGVALGRNQPLKREKPKWKSDYPMTDGQLRSKRDEFWDTAPAFEGRKEIWDALKAAAQAFESNDHELAQAIIDGASITLPHGALTECYDELGNRYQLPVYCLSPPVNMIEEKSETETPEAPEAPPTEGHECQLRLRLSTGRDLRLAVRSGDSVLFMKRRLQAQEGLEASSQRWFFSGRPLSDRMKLHELNISKDYVVQVIVSQPPPVEN